Genomic window (Rosa chinensis cultivar Old Blush chromosome 6, RchiOBHm-V2, whole genome shotgun sequence):
GAGATCTTGAATATATTCTCcgagaggaacaaaaacctcttgattatttaagcattggttagatccacAAATCACTgatatcagagcttgtaaagagctcaaaaggggaatccccaatggggacaatgtctgaattactattagagaagttgaattctctactaaaatcttctgatgagaaacatcagaatcTGATACAAGAAGTATCGAGATGTCAAGATTATCTAGAAAAAAGTACAAGATATAATcgcccaattagaaaaattggagcacaaaatagattatatcaaagaacttccgaaaaaggaagaagaacagCTAATAAGTGTTGGCAGAAAAATTACTGAACAACAAAAAACACTGGATTCTATGAAAGATATATTGAAGGATAAGAAAAGGCCTCCAGTAAaatcaaagaaagctaatggattcaaaccattagaaaaacctgagATAGAAGAATCCTACGCCAAGCATGATTTTTCTCGAACCttctactagtctgactagtatcaGGTATGAAAAACAAAGCACTTGGTAgcaagagatgtcaaaatgatgagcatctttgggaaaaggaaaggagtacaactcctatatgttgaagaattcgaatacaatgaaatcgaataggaggtaaaaaactcctcaattctaaagttagattttaaacaaatctacaaaaggggaaagtttgaactgatggatagccatcatttcaaattattggaatttacagccccctctacaacaggagaaacagatctcttgatgatcactcctgaagAAGTTGCCCAAGCAAGAACAAAGAATtaccaatttatgcatattggagcagtccaagttggcataaaacttcttgcccaAGAAGGCATAAAcagttcagttctatgtgtcttacaggacaatagactaacagattttcaagccagcctgttgggaacacttgaagcatccaAATGCAATCATGTAGCacatttcaactgcttcccaaacttctgaaccagcttgaaagatgcagctcactgtctaagactgagagtcaagacagatgacatATCAATGAagaaagatatgcaagaactcgcaatagtatacagaatatactataaactgatgagtaccacagtagaaccTAAGACAAGGATATTAAATAtctcaggtcttactactggattcctcacaagtcagaagaaccattcacaacagattcacaaggttacttggaatgaagtaacttttcctattgaatggaaattatctggtccaAAGAAACctccagaaaatgccaaagtaGCAATCTATGAAAGCAaaaagactggagatatcagtctaaaatttgacGATCACAAAAAAAGTGATGTTTGTCCTGAAAATgtcaggataaacaaaaatcttctcagaaaaaagctacagcactagagaggctagtgttagtggtactaaATACTCTGAAGAATCATCAGAGTCTattactgaagaagaattagaagctgatctaagCAGACCAGTTAATATGCTTAGAGCAGAAaagctctatgaactctatgatgaagcagaatcttgTGAAAATCCTgcacgattagaaaaactaatcgaagaaatgaaaattttcaaaataagaaaggtaagaaaaataattccttatcaagatatagaAATGGAAGACGGAGAAAGATTCAATTCCAAAACTGTCATCAtcaaagaaaagggaaaactgAAACTCCCTGTACAGAAAGCTCCTACGGGCAGAAAAGAATCGagaaattctcaaaattttatCCCAATGGACAATATGCCTAGAGTGCCAATCACGAATTATGGCATCtagctaaatctagacaaagctctagataaaagaaaagctattgaccaatgggtagatagcctgataatggcctctgctcttacccttgggaaatttgaagcaccagatttgcaggcgtactatgaaactactctcactggagtagccaAAAAGTACTATTTGtctttcaaagagactgccagaggaagagactggctagaagagataaagaattcaaaatctccgtatgattttgcagtacccctatatgatcaattctgtggagatctctcaaatctgagtgaaaatgCTAAAGAAACGgctaaatcaaatatctatgcacTCAAAATTTGTGATGTGAGATATATTGAAGAAtatttgaatgaatttcaagaatattattgCACGAtaggtgaactagagaatactgatctagtcaacctgttgcacagaaaactccctgaaccatggagaacagctgtgagagaaagcatagctgaaaaaccaattgaaaaattttcagttggaggaattccCGACAAAATtaggcaattactgaaagaacaatgcaaagcaaatcttagagccaaaatggccaagaaacaactcaaaggagttgaaaatttctgttatggaatactggatatgccaaccaactggggatgtcatgaattcaagttccacagaaaaaagaaaagaaaaatattacttgaaaaaattcagaacgagtaataagaaaaaagattggaaatttaagaaaagttccaatttcaagaaacaacaggatgaagatccaaaaaagagattcttcaagaaaaagaagaatcatcaaACCAACCATCAGAATAAACAACCATGCAAGAAAGCTGCTTGCCGATGCTGGTTAtgcaaagctgaagggcactatgctaatgaatgcccagaaaagggtaaaagatctatgaaacctctatttgaagaatacgAGCCTATAATAGAAACAGCAAACATGAAGGGTTACAAAATAGCCTAtactgatgaagaagatgacgacaggacagtttactctgcctggtctgaagaaggaGAATCATCTGATTCTGAAATACATTATGAAGTAGAATActtagaatctagacagatgaatgttttTAGAGTCAAAAATtaggaagaaagtaagacagaatTAATGACATCTttttatcaggtgaaccctggtacattcgtttgtgattACTGCCTATGCCACGAAAAGAGTTGACTTCCTATGctttgtgaagagtcaaaaaagactgatcacaaagaatgcttcatagctgaagcaagaagaaaaatcaagaaTGGCCTtatcagccaattggtagaacaagaatatgaagaatatttctctgagcaaaaagagaaagaaatagaaaCTTTGTTCCAAGAAATTGTGAAACCCTCTTTCTCAATactaaaggaagaaaaaatcgatgaagaaaGAATCGAGGAAAATATAgaactggttgaaccaccagaaaatgttccagaataatgtaaaccattcatacctcTAGAACAAGcgcaagaaaatgagcttcaacaatcaaaaatcgtctctactagtagatacagaactacatagagattggattgaaattccctgatcacaggaaatatcatctacatgcatttgtagataatggatcaggatttacagttgctaagagatttgcaattccagaataACTCTGGAAAtaagataagaaaagaatagctactggtgtccagtttgatggaagccacCTAACCATGAACAAGGTAGCTAGAAatgttcacatcaccattggtggaggaacatttgttatcaacactctttggcaatgagaaggccaaggatctgatttcttgttgggaaatgattttatcctccaacaaagatttattcaagatgaagaagcgataggcttcaaaaaaggagaacgggtgttctgggcagatcGGCTTAcgcaagcaaaaagtgtagtaggtccacactttactactcaatatcagagatcgcaacagaataatGGTGATCATAagccctacaaacccaaatttgaacctgtgcttcaaatcaagcaacaacaaGAGTTGCTTATCGAAAATTCttctaaagaagaagaagaagaagaaacaactagtgaagaagaataagctagtttcatccatgagcataatctcaaacactttcagaataagcttagtctcagaaaattcctacccttgataaaatcaagaaaatgctcGAACAGAATATCAATGTCAACCCTCAGAAATtctgggaaaaagacccagtggtttgtgaattgagataattacatgatatgaacgccatctgtcatgtcaaagtgattcctcagtacaaagaggaagaccaaaaagaattcagaaaagatattgaagaccTCCTGAACAAGAGGTTAATTcaaggactaaattcagtttgccctctttaactttggggcaaacatcagtttggtccctgatgtttttttttttaatcatgatggttcctgcactttcaatttctaTCATCAAggtccaaatttcaaatttgacaCCGAAGATGAcgtcagaagctgacttggcaCTGACATAAGGGCCCACATGAAGGGCAAAACAGACATTTCGCAATaaaaagatttttttaaaaaaaacattAGGCTGGCTTCcatctcttttcctttctccCTTCAAATTAACCTGACCTAAATCCCAATGTCGTCTCCAGTCTCCGCCGATCCCAATTCCGAAATACCCACCAATCCCCAATCCTCGATTAAGAATGTAAAAATATAGAGCAAAATTGAAAGATTTTACACAAATCTGGCATTGCAATCAGACCTCACTGGAAATTAGATCCCATCAAGAAGATGACTACGTCAAGTAACTGAGCATGTTCCTCAGCACCTCCTTCTCCCTCCTCAGCATCTTCAGCGTGTCTTCCAACTCCAGCAAGGCCTGTTGCTCCCTCAGCGTGCCTTCGAAAGTGCTTTGGTGCAGACCGTGGACGAGTCTGACTCCGTTCTCTTGCGAGTCGACAACTACCACCGAGCGTGTTGACTCATAGGTGAGGAGGAGGGAGACGGGTTGGAGATagaaggtggtggtggtggaggagaaatCTGAAGAGGGTTTGAGTCGTTTCGGGTCTCTGGGGGAAGAATCGAACTGGgttttgttgaaaatggtttttcCAGGTATGGCTTTGAGGTCGTAATTGGAAGACGAGCAGTCCTCGAACTGGGTTCGTGGGCTCAGAGATTTGTTCTCCATGTTCATGGTTTGATTGGCAAAATCAATAGAGGTTAATCCGATCATGCATCGAGAAACACTTGGAAGTTATTCTTGTTGATGCTAGAGCCCTCGACAACAATGATTTTCTTGGTAactatctccatctccatctttgTGTTGTTCTTGTATCTTTGATATACCACTTTATGTTCTGCTGATAACTGCTCTATATTAACTATGGAAACACATAACACATGAAAAGTGAATTCTAGGCTTCTGAAGGGTGCAAAACGGCGAGTCGTTCGTAGAGGCATGAGGGACAAAACAGGCGGgttttgtggtggtggtgggtccGTACTGGGATTCATAACTAGCGATGGCTTTTGTCCTTGGTTCCCACTCTATTGCCTCTGCTCATGTAAGAGAGTATGAATGAGTGAGTGCGAGAGTGAAAGAGTGACTGGATtatgtgaagaagaagaagcgaaGCAGTGGAAATTGGAAGGAGTAGTACTGTTTGTTTAAAACAGGGTAGTTTGGACATTTTGTCCAAATTGAGGgtcaaactgaatttagtccttaattcaaccatccactagccctcatcatgtcCCAGCTTTCTACGTGAGGAATCATGCAAAAAAtctcagaggaaaagctagaatggtaattgactacaaagatgtcaataaaaagactgttaaagacggttatcaaattgcttaagtaagagtactgatcaaccagctcagaagagctaaagtcttttcaaaattcgatgcaaagtcgggtttttggcaagtcaagatgcatccagatagtgttcctctcactgcatttgaaACACCACAAGggcattacgaatggttagtaatgtctttggtctaaaacaagccccttcaatcttccagagaaagatggatgacatcttcaaacatgttgctgaATTATGTGTCGTCTACATTGATGACATTCTTGTCTTATCCAAAAACatagaagaacacatgaaacacctccatgaggttgtaaagctgatagttcagcatggaatcattttaggggagaagaaaatcttctttatcctagATGAAGTCGATTTCCTTGGAATAAACATCAAtaatggagtgataaaactccaaccacacatccttgagaaaatctggaaattcccagataaaattcctgatgctaagagtctagagagattcttaggagttATATATCAACTATGGAagggatttcattcccaaaatatcAGGACTAatagcaatgttatctcctaaaacaagttccaaaagaaaatggaacttcatagaagatgatgaaaagattgtgCAGCAGATAAAAGCTCTCTGCAAAAAtctccctcctctccaacaaccagaagaaAACGATGAAATCATTCTCCAAACAGATgctagtgataattactggtctagtgttgttctggcaaaaacgcctagAACTAACATTGagaagatctgtaaattttgtagtggcaagttcagccctgcagaacatAATTATCcaacaagagaaaaagaaattttggctgtcaacaaaacgattttaaattctcaagcttttcttggaaaaactTTTACTGTTCCGCatcgattgtgccagagtatagaattttaaaaattttaaacttgacaaagctgctgatagaggaagattagcaaactggcaattatttcttaaccaatatgattataatgttaaGTTAATtgtaggaaacaagaactatcttccagacgccctAACTAGAGAAATGACAATGTTCAGCCGAAGAGATGACGACAAATGTCGCAATCCCAGaaacagaagaactgggaaagatcATGAAGCTACTaaggatcctaaagaaaaaatcctcaaaatatttctgctaggtccaaaaggactagccacaactgatcaatcctagggtaaaggattggctagcccgtcttaaaaggcagacggtaaaggctcatcaagaccgttgaaggCTGTTGCTCTGCCAAAAAGCAAATCTACTCCaaatggagttataaatgtttttaattacgaaCTAAAAACCTTTGTtgatcctgtgttcagaactggcaggaggctAGCATACCATCAGAAGACAATTCTAGATAACCTCTTATTCGCCTTTCAGGAAAGAAACAATGGCATCATGTTCCTAGCTCTGTTCGcgttagctgaagaactccatgaaaatggTAGACCACAGTTCGAAGAAGTTTATGGaaatacacagcagagtgctgtccaTAATGAGAAAATCCAGTATCTCGAAGGTCTTGAGAGTGCTAGAATTCCTATTATAGCACTGAAAGAATTAGAGTGGTTCGAATTTCATAATCTTATTGGGAATAAGAATTCTGAATCATGTCTGCCCCCAACTCTCTTCACTGTCcctggaccttatgttggaagatatgtCGTCAATGTTTAGAGTAAACATCCTCAacaacacaagctttggcttgttgaaaatggttttgtccacaatctctggactaaaacaaatgatgatctttaGGGTTTGCCACCCCTCATAGTCAATACAGTCAAGAAcgtcagaaaaaatgactgtatccTCATACTGAAATTCAGATCTACTCCTCCAGAGTGGATTCAGAAGACTAATAGAGAAGTTgattatatttctccatatcattatgtgagaattattcaaggaaagtatcTTCACCCTGCatgtgttggatacaatggccaaccaaactctagcattccttggatgaaggccatggcactcgaatatatcaaaaagatcatcgaaaaagatacagaaaatacattcctggcagcaggagaaaaaatcaTTGTTATTGCATACGATCATCTTGATGTTATCAGTAGTGACCTCTTCCTATCTCTCaagagaaaagagatagactccaTGTTAGCATGTTTTCAGTGGATCGAGAagattgaaaatgacaaccactacaagatgtatgaagATACTGATGTGGAAGAAAATGGAACTAAAACCAGGATGGAAAACAGCTCTTTTGTCCTTGGCTACAATTCTGAAACGGACGAAAACATGTGAAGCAAAAGTGTAAAAAGCACCGAAAGCAACTTTGGCAGTTTCCCTAAAGAtgattttgcttttcaaaaagagaaggtgaaaaacatttcacctgaAAGAATCTGCTTTTCGCTGTTTGACCTCAATTATCTAGAGCACTCACGAGAGCAGAAAAGGATGGAACtgtcctgtacatttttatgttttgaattctaatttgagttccgctccctatataaggagccttAAGTTCAGCTTGTGAGCatcagaaaattttcaaattagTTCTAGATCAGAAAACTGAcgagaagagtcttctctcaagaaaTAAGAAAGCCATAAGTAGGagtgtgctctttccttcctgTCTAGTGTGAAGTGTGCTTTTACTTCAAGTAAGTGTTTTTGAGCTCTACTATACGTAACTAAATAGCTTTTAGCTGTTTACCTAAGAGTGAGGCTCTTGATTTTTAACTGTATTCATGTTTGTATAAATAAATTCTGTGTGAGCCCAGTACACTGTCAtaatatttgtttgttttttgtttatgcAATTTTATCTGATTATCTTACCATTCATCACGCTAAAGATTACTTTTCTAAAGCCTAGAACAGCAGTGGTTCCGCCCTGAAAAGTAACTGTTTAGACAAGAAAGTCGTTAAGTgaaaatgtggcatgttgaaggctagatcTGTGCTTTAGGATTGTTTTTGCTAGCTTGATGCTTGAAGATAGATAAAAAAGATCAAAGTAGAAAATAAAGAAGGGACACGTGTAAACTTCTTAGAAGGACATCCCAAAACCTGTTCAGGAGGTGCTAACCACACCTGGTCAGCCAAGTACTATCCCATTTTATATATACTAATTAGTCAAAGTCACTTTTAGATTCTGAGTGTCTAAACGCAGCGTTTAGACTAAAGCAATGATGTAATTATGCGGAAAACGCATGAATAGATAGATATAGTAGttattctataaaaaaaaataataataaaaaaagaagaagatagataTAGTAgttatggaaattattctatgcaccaatGGTGCAAATAACTCAACACTTATAAGACGATCTCAACccttaatatttataattaatatttttattaataatctaagagtgtatttaatataatctaaccatccatttatgtcggtgcaagtgcacgtcggtgcactgaatcctcctAAAGGACTCATGAATGTGATCCATCCGATCATTTACGTACACTCGGTGATTCTAGCTCAgag
Coding sequences:
- the LOC112171566 gene encoding DELLA protein GAIP-B, with protein sequence MENKSLSPRTQFEDCSSSNYDLKAIPGKTIFNKTQFDSSPRDPKRLKPSSDFSSTTTTFYLQPVSLLLTYESTRSVVVVDSQENGVRLVHGLHQSTFEGTLREQQALLELEDTLKMLRREKEVLRNMLSYLT